In Saimiri boliviensis isolate mSaiBol1 chromosome 12, mSaiBol1.pri, whole genome shotgun sequence, one genomic interval encodes:
- the PCBD1 gene encoding pterin-4-alpha-carbinolamine dehydratase isoform X1, which translates to MVSPGAGKAHRLSAEEREQLLPNLRAVGWNELEGRDAIFKQFHFKDFNRAFGFMTRVALQAEKLDHHPEWFNVYNKVHITLSTHECAGLSERDINLASFIEQVAVSMT; encoded by the exons ATGGTGAGCCCAGGG GCTGGCAAAGCACACAGGCTGAGCGCCGAGGAGAGGGAGCAGCTGCTGCCAAACCTGAGGGCCGTGGGGTGGAATGAGCTGGAAGGCCGCGATGCCATCTTCAAGCAGTTTCATTTCAAAGACTTCAACAGG GCTTTTGGGTTCATGACAAGAGTGGCCCTGCAGGCTGAGAAACTGGACCACCATCCTGAATGGTTTAACGTGTACAACAAG GTCCACATCACACTGAGCACCCACGAGTGTGCCGGCCTTTCAGAACGGGACATAAACCTGGCCAGCTTCATTGAACAAGTAGCAGTGTCCATGACATAG
- the PCBD1 gene encoding pterin-4-alpha-carbinolamine dehydratase isoform X2 — translation MAGKAHRLSAEEREQLLPNLRAVGWNELEGRDAIFKQFHFKDFNRAFGFMTRVALQAEKLDHHPEWFNVYNKVHITLSTHECAGLSERDINLASFIEQVAVSMT, via the exons ATG GCTGGCAAAGCACACAGGCTGAGCGCCGAGGAGAGGGAGCAGCTGCTGCCAAACCTGAGGGCCGTGGGGTGGAATGAGCTGGAAGGCCGCGATGCCATCTTCAAGCAGTTTCATTTCAAAGACTTCAACAGG GCTTTTGGGTTCATGACAAGAGTGGCCCTGCAGGCTGAGAAACTGGACCACCATCCTGAATGGTTTAACGTGTACAACAAG GTCCACATCACACTGAGCACCCACGAGTGTGCCGGCCTTTCAGAACGGGACATAAACCTGGCCAGCTTCATTGAACAAGTAGCAGTGTCCATGACATAG